A genomic segment from Chitinophaga niabensis encodes:
- a CDS encoding AsmA family protein: MPRWLRILLISTGSLIGLVIILWLILALVIRNNKQRILTEISSQLSSRINGTLVIRDMDPSLIRSFPNVSITLKEVSLQDSLFEKHKRPLLAIKEVYVKVNTAAILHGEVDIKEVKLKDGNISIYTDSTGYSNTYLFKGDSTKKKTGKQPTFRYFSMENIQFSMENLQKFKHFLFDIRSLSGEMDYENSGWTCKLNTDMHIRNLEFNTTKGSFAQNKVLQSDLTLQYNTTSKTLRIPPQLLQFDKQPVSFGGEFNFSQQPAAFVLAIKADKIPFRQAASLLTPTLSHKMDSIDFGKPIDVHADIRGHMKFRDTPYVRVTWDVKDNILTAKAVTLEKCSFNGAFLNEVVIGMGHNDANSRLSLFNFKGEYDSIPVTSDTLRIINLQKPVLTGRFRSKFPLTRLTHIVGAHLFEFTKGEAEVDLEYAGTWNPKDTVPGFVNGIIQIKDGAFTYVPRNQSFQQCLATLDFTGQDLYFRNIRLQSGSSAVTMEGNIRNILNFYFAAPEKITLDWSIHSPMINLNEFQSFFGKRRKHVSKKQPVHHAKPRIMKQLDVVLEACSVNMNVVLEKVKYRQFNASNVKAGIQLSQTGVKLDNAVLQAAGGQINFNGAIFNASNGNDRFTVDARVNKVQVDQLFRAFENFGQDGIQAKNLKGVFSATAKIGGGMKEDASIKPHTMFGSVTFDLNKGALVGFEPLEKLGKFIFRKRDMSNITFENMHNTLDIKGSKIVIHPMVIASSVLNIQLEGTYGMPKGTDIQMKVPLRNPKNDDLSGDAVELTKKQKKGIVVNLRAVDGEDGKVKFKLGKGKDDD, encoded by the coding sequence ATGCCCCGCTGGTTACGCATCTTACTAATTTCTACAGGCAGCCTGATAGGGCTGGTCATTATACTTTGGCTTATCCTGGCGCTTGTGATCCGGAATAATAAACAACGCATCCTTACAGAAATTTCCAGCCAGCTAAGCAGCCGCATCAATGGTACCCTGGTGATCAGGGATATGGACCCTTCGCTGATCCGCAGTTTTCCGAATGTATCTATCACTTTAAAAGAGGTGTCCCTGCAGGATAGTTTATTCGAAAAGCATAAACGCCCGCTGCTGGCCATAAAGGAAGTATATGTGAAAGTGAATACCGCTGCTATCCTGCACGGGGAAGTAGATATCAAAGAAGTGAAACTGAAAGATGGGAATATCAGCATCTATACGGATAGCACAGGTTATTCCAATACTTATCTCTTTAAGGGGGATTCCACCAAAAAGAAAACAGGCAAACAACCTACTTTCAGATATTTCAGCATGGAGAACATTCAATTCTCCATGGAAAACCTGCAAAAGTTTAAACACTTCCTGTTCGATATCCGGTCGCTCAGCGGTGAAATGGATTACGAAAACAGTGGCTGGACCTGTAAGCTGAATACGGACATGCACATACGGAACCTGGAATTCAATACCACTAAGGGTAGTTTTGCACAGAATAAGGTGCTGCAAAGCGATCTTACGCTGCAATACAATACTACTTCCAAAACCTTACGCATTCCGCCTCAGTTATTGCAATTCGACAAACAGCCTGTTTCTTTCGGTGGTGAATTCAATTTCAGCCAGCAACCTGCAGCATTTGTATTAGCGATCAAAGCAGACAAGATACCGTTCCGCCAGGCTGCCTCTTTACTCACACCAACCCTTTCCCATAAGATGGACAGCATCGATTTCGGGAAACCGATCGATGTACATGCAGATATCAGGGGGCATATGAAATTCAGGGATACCCCTTACGTAAGGGTTACCTGGGATGTAAAAGATAATATCCTCACAGCAAAAGCAGTTACCTTAGAAAAATGCAGCTTCAACGGTGCATTCCTCAATGAAGTGGTGATTGGCATGGGGCACAACGATGCCAATTCCCGGCTCAGCCTGTTTAATTTCAAAGGGGAGTACGACAGTATCCCCGTTACTTCTGATACGCTCAGGATCATCAATCTCCAAAAGCCGGTACTTACGGGACGTTTTAGATCCAAATTCCCGCTTACCCGCCTCACACATATTGTAGGCGCCCATCTTTTTGAATTCACAAAAGGCGAGGCCGAAGTGGATCTTGAATACGCCGGTACCTGGAATCCGAAAGATACCGTGCCGGGATTCGTAAACGGTATCATCCAGATCAAAGACGGTGCATTTACTTACGTACCCCGTAACCAATCGTTCCAGCAATGCCTGGCCACACTTGATTTTACGGGGCAGGACCTCTACTTCCGCAACATCCGTTTGCAAAGCGGCAGCAGCGCCGTAACAATGGAAGGAAATATCCGCAACATCCTCAATTTCTATTTTGCTGCACCGGAGAAGATAACGCTGGACTGGTCTATTCATAGCCCGATGATCAACCTGAATGAATTCCAGTCATTCTTTGGCAAACGGCGTAAACATGTATCTAAAAAACAACCTGTACACCATGCCAAACCGCGGATCATGAAGCAACTGGATGTGGTGTTGGAAGCCTGCAGCGTGAACATGAATGTAGTGCTGGAAAAAGTAAAATACCGCCAGTTCAATGCGAGTAATGTAAAAGCAGGTATCCAGCTCAGTCAGACAGGTGTTAAGCTGGATAATGCCGTACTGCAGGCAGCAGGAGGACAGATCAATTTCAATGGTGCCATCTTCAATGCCAGCAATGGCAACGACCGCTTTACGGTAGATGCCAGGGTAAACAAGGTACAGGTAGATCAGCTATTCCGTGCCTTCGAAAATTTTGGGCAGGATGGCATCCAGGCAAAAAACCTGAAAGGTGTATTCTCGGCTACCGCAAAAATAGGAGGAGGGATGAAGGAAGACGCAAGCATCAAACCTCATACGATGTTCGGCTCTGTAACCTTTGACCTGAATAAAGGTGCCCTGGTAGGTTTTGAGCCCCTGGAAAAATTAGGGAAATTCATTTTCCGGAAACGGGATATGTCCAACATCACTTTTGAGAACATGCACAATACCCTGGATATAAAAGGCAGCAAGATTGTGATCCACCCCATGGTGATCGCTTCCAGTGTGCTGAACATTCAGCTGGAAGGAACGTACGGCATGCCCAAAGGAACGGATATACAGATGAAAGTGCCGCTCCGTAACCCCAAGAATGATGACCTGTCCGGCGATGCCGTTGAACTGACCAAAAAGCAGAAAAAAGGTATTGTTGTTAACCTGCGGGCAGTGGATGGAGAGGATGGGAAGGTGAAATTTAAACTAGGGAAGGGGAAGGACGATGATTAA
- a CDS encoding HEPN domain-containing protein, with translation MLLKKVLKRIAENRLKDSNVLLRNKRYNAAIYLAGYAIELMLKLKICHIFRFKHGFPENEIEFNTCKDAASFAFFSTAIAKLKQIKHHNLAELLRYSGKEITIFTKCSSEWAGILNWGPNHRYSSKIVRKATAAEFIRNCKIIIENL, from the coding sequence ATGTTATTAAAAAAAGTTCTAAAGAGAATTGCTGAAAATCGACTCAAAGATTCTAATGTTCTTTTGCGGAATAAACGTTATAACGCGGCGATATATCTGGCAGGGTATGCAATTGAATTAATGCTTAAGCTAAAAATTTGCCACATATTTAGATTTAAACATGGATTCCCGGAGAATGAAATTGAATTCAATACCTGTAAAGATGCAGCGAGCTTTGCATTTTTCTCAACGGCTATTGCAAAACTAAAGCAGATAAAACATCATAATTTAGCTGAACTACTCAGGTATTCAGGAAAAGAGATTACTATATTTACAAAATGTTCCAGTGAATGGGCAGGTATATTAAACTGGGGGCCAAATCACAGATATTCTTCAAAAATTGTAAGGAAGGCCACTGCAGCTGAGTTTATCAGAAACTGTAAAATTATCATTGAAAATCTTTAA
- a CDS encoding AAA domain-containing protein: protein MTTISFPQFLETAFQNGAYTTDDVIAAVLPLFKTVLALHDSGLVAPFGQEDVLQVQNRSVILNTALAHPPLDAYEKVAALYNNHNPHFQIVDKVKLLADQAEAINLQVHKDVSQPLLHGAYIPGYRSYEMLLGHHDAQTDIFCLGLILASIALGIDLHAPEGLDKLVVQRTHPLAYRPIHPALGTIITEMTELNRTQRAQDLHELIHRLEHYRDFDSEKQLDLGQMAGWKYQERKERQGFILNKLRNRLFDVSRRNRLLYYKPNSRFANLTLSSVPMVLHHQSIRPELLFTWNEEIAEKVIGMKDLSLNKYLRFEDHPYLPGVLNKVRLEAQKDIQEYGFSQLKLVVAFLKWHNLREDPEESMMSPLLLIPVELKKKKQVGEDQYSLSITDNHAEVNPVLANQLRDLYGIELPDMIDLEEMSMDQFYQTLQKQIEGANRGIVLQYMQKPRIKLIYKEARDTVNQYQKKLQKAPLPDHESYEVTEGTDNPYRWDFETCHVVLGNFNYKKMSLVQDYNSVIDQPQQHEVFEQLFSAHPKPVQEEEDIAAFPEAEWFHVIQADPTQTKAILQARKGESYIIQGPPGTGKSQTITNLIADFVARGKQVLFVCEKRAALDVVFHRLKQQGLDELCCYIHDSQADKRAFIKDLKLTYEAFLRPAENLHNITVRRNALLQDLSQQLQLLQQFHDTHAHETENAGIAVRTLIERVLVLKPLLQTVAPAVEENVPHYKQWLQFGNIVELLGEALEESGADPVFATHPLSKVNEQVFAAEQPHQLLNSLIANSRALLDLVTRVISSVDVHAKTIEELRQLVLNATLLLPLAESGNLLLIDAKNPEAHAFEQAVKESKVLQQAAEQAAQQNIHWHRKFSEQDTLQAIAIAEKHQDSFWRFLYGSWRRLKRQMQESYDLSQHAVVPAFSSILLLLKAEYDAAGSAEQARQTIRQQYRIENIDLTWLTIERLRVRLNEAPMQYLLQHPQAQQVVEQLARLHDTIHKLDISLSKTLQDPPVQDFIELTDLLDSINLNAPALEELLPVLGNYLEMPGGLKLALRTLPWTPVEMEAGMAHKTLKQIYQQNKPFANTGSQVIEKAVEQVKHCYGELLKVNAAFIRANIRQRFGQHVQLSNKALSQVPEEEQPFAKNYGEGRKILENEFAKSMRYKSIRELTSRSSGLVLKDLKPVWLMSPLSVSDSLALDQPFFDAVIFDEASQITLEEGVPSLYRAPQTIIVGDDRQMPPTDFFTAKAGDPDDLERNDEEDEILSADADSLLTQGARKMNSVMLGWHYRSHFETLISYSNHAFYGASLLTIPDRSIHNGEKPPISIQQPSDALFSVSALFDRSISFHHLPNGTYAKRGNTAEATYIAHLVRELLMKRTPESIGIVAFSQEQQHAIEAALEALAANDKKFDELLDDATERTDEGQFTGLFVKNLENVQGDERDIIIMSVCYAPDARGKMSMHFGPINKRGGEKRLNVIFSRAKQHMAIVSSIRHHQITNVYNAGANYLRRFLQYAETVSTGNMNMARSILDGLSSDKQTRRHRSGDTVILQEIREQLEQQGFTVSEQVGQSGFKCSLAVKAQESDKAYALSIMVDDDNYYQHSDVLEQYYQRPAILESFGWRTITVYAKDWLLQPQKVMEEILKRLDRLPEAAPLSSLIPQEATPAGTTRLISGEGKTAKFWEIAVSGGKLFIRQGRVGSKGQIQVKTCADAADAEKEKAVMVQEKIAAGWKDSVSNTNELF from the coding sequence TTGACGACTATATCTTTTCCGCAGTTCCTTGAAACTGCCTTTCAGAACGGAGCCTACACAACAGATGACGTGATCGCAGCGGTGTTACCGCTTTTCAAAACTGTTTTAGCATTGCACGACAGCGGCCTTGTTGCACCCTTCGGCCAGGAGGATGTATTACAGGTGCAAAACCGCTCCGTGATACTGAACACAGCATTGGCACATCCCCCGCTGGATGCTTATGAAAAAGTAGCTGCGCTCTACAATAACCATAATCCACATTTTCAGATCGTAGATAAGGTAAAGCTCCTGGCGGACCAGGCGGAAGCCATCAACCTGCAGGTACATAAAGATGTATCTCAGCCACTGCTGCATGGCGCATACATTCCCGGATACCGCAGCTATGAAATGTTACTGGGGCATCATGATGCGCAGACAGATATCTTTTGCCTGGGGCTGATCCTGGCAAGCATTGCCTTAGGGATTGATCTTCATGCACCTGAAGGATTAGATAAACTGGTGGTGCAGCGCACACATCCATTAGCCTATCGCCCTATTCATCCGGCACTCGGTACCATCATCACGGAAATGACGGAACTGAACCGTACACAAAGAGCGCAGGACCTGCATGAACTGATCCACCGCCTGGAACATTACCGGGATTTTGACAGCGAAAAACAACTGGACCTGGGCCAGATGGCAGGATGGAAATACCAGGAACGAAAAGAAAGACAAGGTTTCATCCTCAATAAATTACGGAACCGTTTATTTGACGTGAGCAGACGGAACCGCCTGCTCTACTATAAGCCCAATTCCCGCTTTGCCAACCTTACCCTGAGCAGCGTGCCCATGGTATTACATCATCAAAGCATCCGCCCTGAACTGTTATTCACCTGGAATGAAGAGATCGCAGAGAAAGTGATTGGCATGAAAGACCTGTCCCTCAATAAGTACCTGCGTTTTGAAGATCATCCGTATCTGCCGGGTGTGCTGAATAAAGTACGGCTGGAAGCACAGAAAGATATCCAGGAATATGGTTTCAGCCAGCTGAAACTGGTGGTGGCCTTCCTGAAATGGCATAACCTGCGCGAAGACCCGGAAGAAAGTATGATGAGCCCGCTGCTGCTGATCCCCGTTGAACTGAAAAAGAAGAAACAGGTAGGTGAAGACCAGTATTCCCTCAGCATCACAGACAATCATGCAGAAGTAAATCCCGTTCTCGCCAACCAACTGCGCGACCTGTACGGCATTGAACTGCCGGACATGATAGACCTGGAAGAAATGAGCATGGACCAATTCTATCAAACACTGCAGAAACAGATAGAAGGCGCCAACAGGGGCATTGTGCTGCAATACATGCAGAAACCCAGGATCAAACTGATCTACAAAGAAGCAAGGGATACCGTTAATCAATATCAGAAGAAATTACAGAAAGCACCGCTGCCTGATCATGAATCCTATGAAGTGACCGAAGGCACGGATAATCCTTACCGCTGGGATTTTGAAACCTGCCACGTTGTACTGGGCAATTTCAATTACAAGAAAATGAGCCTGGTGCAGGATTATAATTCTGTGATAGATCAGCCACAGCAGCATGAGGTATTTGAGCAGCTGTTCAGCGCACATCCCAAACCCGTGCAGGAAGAAGAGGACATCGCAGCTTTCCCGGAAGCTGAATGGTTCCATGTGATACAGGCAGACCCCACACAAACCAAAGCCATCCTGCAGGCACGGAAAGGTGAAAGTTATATTATCCAGGGACCTCCGGGCACAGGTAAAAGCCAGACGATCACCAATCTCATTGCAGACTTCGTAGCCCGTGGCAAACAGGTATTGTTTGTATGCGAAAAGAGAGCAGCATTGGATGTGGTGTTCCATCGTTTAAAACAACAGGGGCTGGATGAACTCTGCTGCTATATTCACGACAGCCAGGCGGATAAACGTGCTTTCATTAAAGACCTGAAACTTACCTACGAAGCATTCCTGCGCCCGGCGGAAAACCTGCACAATATCACCGTACGGCGAAATGCTTTACTGCAGGATCTGTCGCAGCAATTACAACTGCTGCAGCAGTTCCATGATACACATGCACATGAAACAGAAAATGCAGGGATAGCCGTACGTACCCTGATAGAGCGGGTACTGGTATTGAAGCCTTTATTGCAAACCGTAGCACCTGCCGTGGAAGAGAACGTACCCCATTATAAACAATGGCTGCAGTTCGGCAACATTGTGGAACTGCTGGGAGAAGCATTGGAAGAAAGTGGTGCAGATCCTGTATTTGCCACACATCCGCTCAGTAAAGTGAATGAACAGGTGTTTGCTGCCGAGCAGCCCCATCAGTTGCTCAATAGCCTGATCGCCAATAGCAGGGCGTTGCTGGACCTGGTGACCCGTGTTATTTCTTCTGTTGACGTGCATGCAAAGACCATTGAAGAACTGCGCCAGCTGGTGCTGAATGCTACCTTATTATTGCCCCTGGCAGAAAGCGGTAACTTATTGCTGATAGATGCAAAGAATCCTGAAGCACATGCATTTGAACAGGCCGTAAAAGAAAGTAAAGTTTTACAACAAGCTGCAGAACAGGCAGCCCAACAGAATATACACTGGCACCGGAAGTTCAGCGAGCAGGATACCCTGCAGGCCATTGCCATTGCAGAAAAACACCAGGATTCTTTCTGGCGTTTCCTTTACGGCAGCTGGCGCAGGCTGAAGCGGCAAATGCAGGAAAGTTATGATCTGTCCCAACACGCCGTAGTACCTGCTTTCAGCAGCATCCTGTTACTACTCAAGGCAGAATATGATGCTGCCGGTTCTGCGGAACAGGCACGCCAAACCATCCGGCAACAATACCGCATTGAGAACATCGATCTTACCTGGCTGACCATAGAAAGATTACGTGTGCGCCTGAACGAAGCCCCCATGCAATACCTCCTGCAACATCCGCAGGCACAGCAGGTAGTAGAACAACTGGCCCGCTTGCATGATACCATTCATAAGCTGGACATCAGTTTATCCAAAACATTGCAGGACCCTCCTGTGCAGGATTTCATAGAACTCACAGACCTCCTGGATTCCATCAACCTGAACGCCCCTGCCCTGGAAGAACTGTTGCCGGTATTAGGCAATTACCTGGAAATGCCCGGCGGCCTGAAGCTCGCGCTACGCACACTTCCCTGGACGCCAGTGGAAATGGAAGCCGGTATGGCACATAAAACACTGAAACAGATCTACCAGCAGAATAAACCCTTTGCCAATACCGGCAGCCAGGTGATAGAAAAAGCAGTAGAACAGGTGAAACATTGCTACGGGGAATTATTGAAGGTGAATGCGGCTTTTATAAGGGCCAATATCCGGCAGCGATTCGGGCAGCATGTACAGCTGAGCAACAAAGCACTTTCACAGGTACCGGAAGAAGAACAGCCCTTTGCAAAGAATTACGGCGAAGGCAGGAAGATCCTGGAGAATGAATTTGCTAAAAGCATGCGGTATAAAAGCATCCGCGAACTCACGTCCCGCAGCAGCGGCCTGGTGCTGAAAGACCTGAAACCCGTATGGTTAATGAGCCCGCTCAGCGTGAGTGATTCCCTTGCACTGGACCAGCCCTTCTTTGATGCCGTGATCTTTGATGAAGCCAGCCAGATCACTTTGGAAGAAGGTGTGCCCTCTCTCTACCGCGCACCGCAAACCATCATTGTGGGAGACGACAGGCAGATGCCCCCTACTGATTTCTTCACTGCCAAAGCCGGTGATCCGGACGACCTGGAGAGGAACGATGAAGAAGATGAAATACTCAGTGCTGATGCAGACAGCCTGCTTACACAGGGTGCCCGGAAAATGAACAGCGTGATGCTGGGATGGCATTACCGCAGCCATTTTGAAACACTGATCAGCTACAGCAATCATGCATTCTATGGCGCGAGCCTGCTCACTATTCCTGACCGCAGTATCCATAACGGAGAGAAACCACCTATCAGCATACAACAACCATCCGATGCGCTGTTTTCTGTATCTGCATTATTTGACCGCAGCATCAGTTTCCATCATCTGCCGAACGGCACGTATGCCAAAAGGGGAAACACTGCTGAAGCCACTTACATAGCACACCTGGTGCGGGAATTATTAATGAAACGTACGCCGGAAAGCATTGGTATTGTGGCTTTTAGCCAGGAGCAGCAACATGCCATTGAAGCCGCGCTGGAAGCATTGGCCGCCAACGATAAGAAGTTCGATGAACTGCTGGATGATGCTACTGAGCGGACGGATGAAGGACAATTCACAGGATTGTTTGTGAAGAACCTGGAAAATGTGCAGGGAGACGAAAGGGATATTATTATCATGAGTGTTTGTTATGCGCCGGATGCAAGAGGCAAAATGTCCATGCACTTCGGGCCGATCAATAAACGTGGCGGGGAAAAGAGGCTGAACGTTATTTTCAGTCGTGCTAAACAGCATATGGCCATTGTAAGCAGTATACGGCATCACCAGATCACGAATGTATATAATGCGGGTGCTAATTACTTACGCCGTTTCCTGCAATATGCTGAAACGGTGAGCACCGGTAATATGAATATGGCGCGTAGTATACTGGATGGATTATCCAGTGATAAGCAAACGCGGCGTCACCGCTCCGGGGATACCGTGATATTGCAGGAGATCAGGGAGCAACTGGAGCAGCAGGGATTTACCGTATCTGAACAGGTAGGGCAATCCGGCTTTAAATGTTCACTGGCAGTGAAAGCGCAGGAAAGTGATAAAGCATATGCATTGAGTATTATGGTGGATGATGATAATTACTATCAGCATTCCGATGTGCTGGAACAATATTATCAACGGCCTGCCATACTCGAAAGCTTTGGCTGGCGCACGATTACAGTGTATGCTAAGGACTGGCTGCTGCAACCACAGAAGGTAATGGAAGAGATCCTCAAACGGCTGGACCGTTTGCCGGAAGCGGCGCCTCTCTCCTCTCTGATACCACAGGAAGCAACACCAGCGGGCACTACGCGGTTAATTTCCGGAGAAGGGAAAACAGCGAAGTTCTGGGAGATTGCGGTGAGTGGCGGAAAGTTGTTCATCCGGCAGGGGCGTGTAGGTTCAAAGGGGCAGATCCAGGTGAAGACCTGTGCGGATGCTGCGGATGCAGAGAAAGAAAAAGCGGTTATGGTGCAGGAAAAGATCGCTGCAGGCTGGAAAGATAGTGTGAGTAATACGAATGAGTTGTTTTAA
- a CDS encoding type 1 glutamine amidotransferase domain-containing protein, producing MEQQSLKGKKVAVLVADGFEESEFTVPVEALQNAGAEIEVVSLKSGHVKAWAEKEWGDEYRVDRTVDKVSSEDYDALVLPGGVMNPDLLRVNKDAVTFVTGFTEEKKPIAAICHGPWTLIETGALQGRTVTSYPSIKTDLINAGATWEDKEVVVDMGLVTSRSPKDLPAFCKKMIEEIAEGQHLARSRGVHSLG from the coding sequence ATGGAACAGCAATCTCTGAAAGGTAAAAAAGTGGCCGTCCTCGTAGCAGATGGATTTGAAGAATCAGAATTCACCGTTCCGGTGGAAGCCTTGCAGAACGCAGGCGCTGAAATAGAAGTGGTATCCCTGAAATCAGGCCATGTGAAAGCCTGGGCTGAAAAGGAATGGGGAGATGAATACCGCGTGGATAGAACAGTAGACAAAGTTTCTTCTGAAGATTATGATGCACTGGTGCTTCCGGGAGGTGTAATGAATCCGGACCTGTTACGGGTGAACAAAGATGCCGTAACATTTGTCACCGGCTTTACCGAAGAAAAGAAACCCATTGCGGCTATTTGCCACGGCCCATGGACCTTAATAGAAACCGGCGCATTGCAGGGCCGCACGGTTACTTCCTATCCATCCATTAAAACAGACCTTATCAATGCCGGTGCAACCTGGGAAGATAAGGAAGTGGTGGTGGATATGGGGCTTGTTACCAGCCGCAGTCCGAAAGACCTGCCCGCTTTCTGTAAAAAGATGATTGAAGAGATTGCCGAAGGGCAACATTTGGCCAGGTCCCGTGGTGTTCACTCACTGGGATAA
- a CDS encoding DUF2188 domain-containing protein, with product MAKKSQHVVPFGNGWAVLAEGRKTVSVITTRQSEAISYAKGIAKKQLAEVIIHGRNGKIRERNSYALR from the coding sequence ATGGCAAAGAAAAGTCAGCATGTAGTTCCTTTTGGAAATGGTTGGGCAGTACTTGCAGAAGGCCGTAAAACAGTTTCCGTAATTACAACCCGCCAATCTGAAGCTATTTCCTATGCTAAGGGCATTGCTAAAAAACAACTTGCTGAGGTGATTATTCATGGCAGGAACGGAAAGATCAGGGAGAGAAACAGCTATGCGCTCCGGTAG
- a CDS encoding SRPBCC family protein: protein MEHDIHHPRPESLYDSSTVINVSKTGRMISAGAGAALLYLACANFSKSPMNSIYKMLAGGYLLYRGISGNCPISAMVEDNLNPQHARAVNIRTKYIVNRPRSEVYAYWRQLDHLPAFMAHLHDVEVIDEKHSHWTVKLTGGLELEWDAEIVEEEENELLGWRSTEGAAISNAGKVMFRDAPDGATELHVTISYRPPAGYAGAGLARLLNPAFAAMVKSDIRNFKNYVEGKREHS from the coding sequence ATGGAGCATGATATTCACCACCCACGTCCGGAATCATTGTACGACAGTTCAACCGTGATCAACGTCAGTAAAACCGGAAGAATGATCTCTGCAGGAGCAGGTGCCGCGTTATTATACCTGGCCTGCGCTAATTTTTCCAAATCACCGATGAATAGCATCTACAAAATGCTGGCAGGAGGGTATCTTCTTTACAGAGGTATTTCCGGCAATTGCCCCATTTCTGCGATGGTAGAAGATAATCTCAACCCACAGCATGCACGTGCCGTAAATATCCGCACAAAATACATCGTAAACCGTCCAAGGAGTGAAGTATACGCCTACTGGCGCCAATTAGACCATTTACCCGCTTTTATGGCCCATTTGCACGATGTGGAAGTAATAGACGAAAAACATTCCCACTGGACGGTGAAACTCACCGGCGGTCTTGAGTTGGAATGGGATGCAGAAATTGTGGAAGAAGAGGAAAATGAATTACTGGGCTGGCGTTCAACAGAAGGTGCTGCTATTTCGAATGCCGGTAAAGTGATGTTCCGCGATGCACCGGATGGTGCAACGGAATTACATGTAACGATCAGTTACAGACCACCGGCAGGTTATGCAGGAGCAGGGCTGGCCAGGTTGCTGAATCCGGCTTTCGCCGCTATGGTGAAGAGCGATATCAGGAATTTTAAAAATTATGTAGAAGGTAAAAGGGAGCATAGCTAA
- a CDS encoding exonuclease domain-containing protein: MYAIVDIETTGGHASAGSITEIAIFIHDGMQIVQQYETLVNPGMPIPRYIQALTGITNEMVADAPPFEEVAQQVFTLLQGQIFIAHNVNFDYSFLKFQLEAAGYKLQSRKLCTVRLSRKVFPGFPSYSLGNLCRQLNINIQQRHRATGDALATVQLFERILAADKDGAIAAALNVRSKEQWLPLHLPQEQVVDLPMSPGVYYFHNEKGKVVYVGKARNIKKRVTSHFTGNSSGRRKQEFIRNIHGISFEKTGTELMAFILESVEIRRLWPVYNNAQKRIESRFGFYVFEDQGGYLRLAIEKRRKYSTPVYTFNLLTEGHQRMRELVREFKLCPKLCFLQTDNDTCVGVTEKSCKGACDKKEKPAKYNQRVMEAIEHLKSEQPSFVIVDSGREATERSCILMEKGKFYGMGYVPRDVAVTDNNMLKDWLTQYPENEFILNLLRQHAGARSAVGG; this comes from the coding sequence ATGTACGCCATCGTAGACATCGAAACCACGGGAGGCCATGCCAGCGCCGGAAGTATCACGGAAATAGCCATTTTTATTCATGACGGGATGCAGATTGTACAGCAATACGAAACCCTCGTGAACCCAGGCATGCCCATTCCCCGGTATATCCAGGCCCTGACCGGCATCACAAACGAAATGGTGGCTGATGCACCTCCTTTTGAAGAGGTGGCACAGCAGGTTTTTACCCTCCTCCAGGGCCAGATCTTCATTGCCCATAACGTTAATTTCGATTACTCTTTCCTCAAATTCCAGCTGGAGGCGGCAGGTTATAAACTGCAAAGCCGGAAACTCTGCACCGTACGCCTGAGCCGTAAGGTTTTCCCGGGATTTCCCTCTTACAGCCTGGGGAATTTATGCCGGCAGCTGAATATTAATATCCAGCAGCGCCACCGGGCTACCGGCGATGCCTTGGCCACCGTACAGTTATTTGAAAGGATCCTGGCAGCAGATAAAGATGGCGCTATCGCAGCCGCTTTAAACGTCCGGTCCAAAGAGCAATGGCTGCCCTTGCATCTGCCGCAGGAACAGGTGGTGGACCTGCCCATGTCTCCGGGAGTTTATTACTTCCACAATGAAAAGGGGAAAGTGGTGTATGTGGGGAAAGCGAGGAATATCAAGAAACGGGTTACCAGTCATTTTACAGGGAATAGTTCCGGCCGGAGGAAACAGGAATTCATCCGGAACATACACGGCATTTCCTTTGAAAAAACGGGTACGGAACTGATGGCTTTCATCCTGGAATCTGTTGAGATCCGCCGTTTATGGCCGGTTTATAACAATGCACAAAAAAGAATAGAGTCCAGGTTCGGGTTCTATGTTTTTGAAGATCAGGGCGGTTACCTGCGGCTGGCCATTGAAAAGCGAAGGAAATATTCCACACCGGTTTATACTTTTAATCTGCTCACAGAAGGGCATCAGCGCATGAGAGAACTGGTGCGCGAATTCAAGCTCTGCCCGAAACTCTGTTTCCTGCAAACGGATAATGATACCTGTGTTGGTGTAACGGAAAAATCATGCAAGGGTGCCTGTGATAAAAAAGAAAAACCCGCTAAGTACAATCAGCGTGTAATGGAAGCTATTGAGCACCTGAAATCAGAACAGCCCTCTTTTGTAATCGTGGACAGCGGAAGGGAAGCAACAGAACGCAGTTGCATCCTGATGGAGAAAGGGAAGTTCTATGGTATGGGATACGTTCCGAGGGATGTGGCCGTTACGGATAATAATATGTTGAAGGACTGGCTGACGCAGTATCCTGAAAATGAATTCATCCTCAATCTGCTGCGCCAGCATGCGGGTGCGCGTAGTGCGGTGGGAGGATAA